The following are encoded in a window of Mus caroli unplaced genomic scaffold, CAROLI_EIJ_v1.1 scaffold_9775_1, whole genome shotgun sequence genomic DNA:
- the LOC110287906 gene encoding olfactory receptor 150-like produces the protein MEELNHTSVAEFILAGLTENPELQLPLFLIFLSVYLVTVVGNLGMMVLILISSQLHTPMYYLLSSLSFIDCCQSTVIVPKMLLNFVTEKNVILYPECIAQFYFFCTFVVAECHMLAAMAYDRYVAISNPLLYKVTMSYQVCLLMVAVVYGIGLLSATAHTVFLLRLFFCKADKINHYFCDLFPLLELSCSSTFINEILALSFSAFNIIVPVMTIVSSYIFIIVSILHIKTSGGRVKAFSTCSSHILAVAIFFGSTTFMYLQPSSVSSMDQGKVSSVFYTIVVPMLNPMIYSLRNKDVKVALKKLLQKMFPQYKE, from the coding sequence ATGGAAGAATTAAATCATACCTCAGTGGCAGAGTTCATTCTTGCTGGTTTAACAGAGAATCCAGAGCTCCAATTGCCTCTATTCCTTATCTTCCTATCTGTCTATTTGGTTACAGTTGTTGGAAACCTAGGAATGATGGTCTTGATTCTGATTAGTTCTCAGCTACATACACCTATGTATTATTTACTCAGCAGTCTGTCCTTTATTGACTGCTGTCAGTCTACTGTCATTGTTCCTAAAATGCTGTTGAACTTTGTGACAGAGAAGAATGTCATCCTGTACCCAGAATGCATAGCTCAGTTCTATTTCTTCTGTACTTTTGTTGTTGCAGAATGTCACATGTTGGCTGCAATGgcatatgaccgctatgtggctatATCTAACCCTTTGCTTTACAAAGTAACCATGTCCTATCAAGTCTGTTTGTTGATGGTAGCTGTGGTGTATGGTATTGGCTTACTCAGTGCTACAGCTCACACTGTCTTCCTGCTAAGACTGTTTTTCTGTAAGGCTGATAAAATAAATCACTACTTTTGTGATCTTTTCCCATTACTTGAGCTGTCTTGCTCTAGTACTTTTATCAATGAAATATTAGCACTGTCCTTCAGTGCATTTAATATTATTGTACCAGTCATGACCATCGTTAGCTCTTATATCTTCATCATTGTCAGCATTTTGCACATTAAAACATCTGGGGGCAGAGTCAAGGCCTTTAGCACCTGCAGCTCCCACATCTTGGCTGTTGCTATTTTCTTTGGTTCTACAACATTCATGTATCTACAGCCATCTTCAGTCAGCTCCATGGACCAAGGGAAAGTATCATCTGTGTTTTATACCATTGTTGTGCCTATGTTGAATCCTATGATCTACAGCCTGAGAAATAAAGATGTCAAAGTTGCCCTAAAAAAGTTACTACAAAAAATGTTTCCTCAATACAAGGAATAG